The proteins below come from a single Nitrosarchaeum sp. genomic window:
- a CDS encoding multicopper oxidase domain-containing protein encodes MLLVIFVIFGISIIMIFPAISEAQSEQKTFVTHSGAVVRTSGEVLDPLYTVSSVEFDPDQYLRNFEFGRLSISETGQTIRDYTIIAEDDKIQEISPGIFYNVWTFNGTVPGPTIRATEGDIVRVHFINNGSKEHTIHFHGIHPAGMDGVFEPVGGNGGQFIYEFEAGPVGVHPYHCHVMPLEEHIVHGLYGVFIVDPKEKRPPADEMVMVLNGLDTDFDTENNFYAVNTIPFYYQHHPIQINTNELIRVYVVNMVEFDPINNLHLHGNLYRYYPTGTDLVPSFYTDMITLSQTERGIMEFEYEYPGKYLFHAHKVEFSEKGWVGIFLVKDDPDKNSQKVEYGT; translated from the coding sequence ATGTTACTGGTGATTTTTGTAATATTTGGAATTTCAATAATTATGATTTTTCCTGCAATATCTGAGGCTCAATCTGAGCAGAAAACATTTGTTACTCATTCTGGAGCAGTTGTAAGGACATCTGGCGAAGTACTTGATCCACTCTACACTGTATCATCTGTGGAGTTTGATCCAGATCAATATTTAAGAAATTTTGAGTTTGGAAGGTTATCGATATCTGAAACTGGACAAACAATCCGTGATTATACAATAATTGCAGAGGATGATAAGATTCAAGAAATTTCTCCTGGAATATTTTACAATGTTTGGACTTTTAATGGAACTGTTCCAGGTCCTACAATTAGAGCTACTGAAGGTGACATTGTTAGGGTTCATTTCATAAATAATGGTTCAAAAGAACACACTATACATTTTCATGGAATTCATCCAGCTGGAATGGATGGTGTTTTCGAACCTGTAGGTGGTAATGGCGGTCAATTTATTTATGAATTTGAAGCTGGCCCTGTTGGTGTTCATCCTTATCATTGTCACGTAATGCCACTTGAAGAACACATAGTTCATGGTCTTTATGGTGTCTTCATTGTTGATCCTAAGGAAAAACGTCCACCTGCTGATGAAATGGTGATGGTCTTAAATGGATTGGATACTGATTTTGACACTGAAAATAATTTTTATGCCGTAAACACTATCCCATTTTATTATCAACATCATCCAATCCAGATTAACACAAACGAATTGATTCGAGTTTATGTTGTTAATATGGTGGAATTTGATCCGATAAACAATTTACATCTTCATGGTAATTTGTATAGGTATTATCCAACAGGAACTGATCTTGTTCCATCATTTTATACTGACATGATAACATTATCACAAACTGAACGTGGCATTATGGAATTTGAATACGAGTATCCTGGAAAATATCTGTTTCATGCCCATAAGGTAGAGTTCTCCGAAAAAGGTTGGGTTGGAATATTTCTTGTAAAGGATGATCCTGACAAGAATTCTCAGAAGGTAGAATATGGAACTTAG
- a CDS encoding enolase — protein sequence MSKITSINGRIIYNSRGSKTIEVDIISENKFLGRVCAPSGASVGKYEAVSFPNEKPEESLRMLNKNAQKFIGLESSDLKTVHDTLRSIDQSSNYAKIGGALAFAVSIASMESASKANDTSLFQTLSSESSFKFPFPLGNILGGGAHAGPGTPDIQEILICAIGTKTIRDAIETNLAVHKELRRILEKEDPSFTNGRGDEGGWAPKLKNEKALELSAKACENLGFTLGKEVALGVDFASSTQWSEEKEKYVYERAGFVNSSEEQIEFAANIIKKYKLIYAEDAVHEEAFEDMAELTTKFPKTLVTGDDLTVTNKDVLTKAINMKSCNAAILKVNQAGSLYDAFEFAKVANQNNIKLITSHRSGESTDSHIAHIGLATKSKMLKVGIVGGERVAKLNELIRLSEHDLIRGMAEI from the coding sequence TTGTCAAAAATAACATCCATTAACGGACGTATTATTTACAATAGTCGTGGAAGTAAAACTATCGAAGTTGACATCATATCAGAAAATAAATTTCTAGGCAGAGTTTGTGCACCTTCAGGAGCAAGTGTTGGAAAGTATGAAGCAGTAAGTTTCCCAAATGAAAAACCTGAAGAAAGCCTTAGAATGTTAAATAAGAATGCTCAAAAATTTATTGGTTTAGAATCGTCAGATTTGAAGACCGTACATGATACACTAAGAAGTATAGATCAATCTTCAAATTATGCAAAAATTGGAGGTGCCCTTGCATTTGCAGTAAGTATTGCTTCAATGGAATCAGCGTCAAAAGCAAATGACACTTCTTTGTTTCAAACATTATCTTCAGAGTCATCTTTCAAATTTCCGTTTCCTTTAGGAAATATTTTAGGAGGAGGGGCACATGCAGGACCAGGAACTCCAGACATACAAGAAATTTTGATTTGTGCCATAGGAACAAAAACAATTAGAGATGCAATTGAAACTAATTTGGCAGTTCATAAGGAATTACGTCGTATTTTAGAAAAAGAAGATCCAAGTTTTACTAATGGACGAGGGGACGAAGGAGGATGGGCTCCAAAACTAAAAAATGAAAAAGCATTAGAACTTTCAGCAAAAGCTTGTGAGAATTTGGGATTTACATTAGGTAAAGAAGTGGCATTAGGAGTAGATTTTGCGTCATCTACCCAATGGAGTGAAGAAAAAGAGAAATATGTTTACGAAAGAGCAGGATTTGTAAATTCTTCAGAAGAACAAATTGAATTTGCAGCAAATATTATTAAAAAATACAAATTAATTTATGCAGAAGATGCAGTTCATGAAGAAGCTTTTGAAGATATGGCAGAATTAACTACTAAATTTCCAAAAACATTAGTAACAGGAGATGATCTAACGGTTACAAATAAAGACGTCCTAACAAAGGCAATCAACATGAAATCATGTAATGCTGCAATCCTAAAAGTCAATCAGGCAGGTAGTCTTTATGATGCATTTGAATTTGCCAAAGTAGCTAATCAAAATAACATAAAATTAATCACATCACATAGATCTGGAGAATCTACAGATTCACATATTGCTCATATAGGATTAGCAACAAAGTCAAAAATGCTCAAAGTTGGCATAGTAGGTGGAGAAAGGGTCGCAAAGCTAAATGAGCTCATACGCCTATCAGAGCATGATTTAATACGCGGTATGGCAGAGATTTAA
- a CDS encoding RNA-binding protein, giving the protein MTLKKVKPSLNKIAKSLTESQDAREFLLKNTREIIIISSKSIISSHKGDVKTAKNYLKQADVLLKKYKKKTTPDLRKYMITPEQEFVEAASLIAIIEKKEIPSEKELGVMPESYVLGLMDCIGELKRMIFDKIRIGDIEEATRIFEVMENLYLNLYPFSMYDKVVKEARRKIDVDRILIDDVRGAITEEKRRSDLIATLNKLQK; this is encoded by the coding sequence ATGACATTAAAGAAAGTAAAGCCATCTTTAAATAAAATTGCAAAATCTTTAACAGAAAGTCAGGATGCCAGAGAATTTTTATTAAAAAATACAAGAGAAATAATAATTATTTCTAGTAAATCAATCATATCGTCTCATAAGGGAGATGTTAAAACAGCAAAAAACTATCTTAAACAAGCGGATGTTTTGTTAAAAAAATATAAGAAAAAAACTACACCAGATCTTCGAAAATATATGATTACACCTGAACAAGAATTTGTCGAGGCTGCATCATTAATAGCCATAATTGAAAAAAAGGAAATTCCTTCAGAAAAAGAATTAGGAGTAATGCCAGAATCATATGTTTTAGGATTAATGGATTGCATAGGAGAATTAAAAAGAATGATTTTCGATAAAATTAGAATTGGAGATATTGAGGAGGCAACAAGAATTTTTGAAGTGATGGAAAATTTGTATTTGAATTTGTATCCATTTTCAATGTATGATAAAGTGGTAAAAGAAGCTAGAAGAAAAATAGACGTAGATCGTATTTTAATTGATGATGTAAGAGGTGCAATTACTGAAGAGAAAAGGCGTTCAGATCTAATTGCAACGTTAAACAAACTTCAAAAATAG
- a CDS encoding 30S ribosomal protein S4 yields the protein MGDPKYPRRMWRKPKRPLNYELKMDELKTLGTFGLRSKRELWKAHTELSRVRHQARSLLALRQEIRLEKEPILMKSLSRIGLVSNESTLDDVLNLQVNDLLSRRLQTIVTRKFGFKTPYQARQAVIHGHIMIGDRKVDIPSYIVTLEEEKNIHFSPESNIPSMLESTKKPETTQVNSDIDAVKEESEDVVESSSTK from the coding sequence ATGGGAGATCCTAAATATCCAAGACGTATGTGGCGAAAACCAAAAAGACCACTAAATTATGAATTAAAAATGGATGAATTAAAAACTCTTGGAACTTTTGGTTTAAGATCAAAAAGAGAATTATGGAAAGCGCATACAGAGTTATCTCGAGTTAGACATCAAGCAAGATCATTACTTGCATTAAGACAAGAAATTAGATTAGAAAAAGAACCAATTTTGATGAAATCATTATCAAGAATCGGACTGGTCAGTAATGAATCAACATTAGATGATGTGTTGAATCTCCAAGTTAACGATTTACTTTCGCGTAGACTACAAACAATTGTAACAAGAAAATTTGGATTTAAAACACCTTATCAAGCAAGACAAGCGGTAATTCACGGACACATAATGATTGGAGATAGAAAGGTAGACATCCCATCATATATTGTAACACTTGAAGAGGAAAAGAATATTCACTTTTCACCTGAATCTAACATTCCAAGTATGTTAGAAAGTACTAAAAAACCAGAAACAACCCAAGTTAATTCAGACATAGATGCAGTCAAAGAAGAATCTGAAGACGTTGTAGAAAGTTCTTCAACCAAATAA
- the cobT gene encoding nicotinate mononucleotide-dependent phosphoribosyltransferase CobT — MSYLDDFEFFGNVTKAQNFIDDVKSGNFLFSLAISYTETCEIPGITFAGADKDSIKFTPPADAEYLYYGYCKTIDKIPMTPDGKPTPGLLTKTALESCSIPHIVINAGSKISPQLPFIQTGLLHGQNISVESAMNNSQVSQAVDYGRMVGRILASMTDCLIIGESIPGGTTTALAVLRGLGFKANVSSSIPNNPVDLKNQIVNTALERITSKNPYHVISEVGDPMIAFVTGMLSSASEVTKVMLAGGTQMTAVLAFASKIGFNEQNTAIGTTSYITDDESANFKSLVSEIADIPAIAVKPGLVNSQFSGLKAFSQGFAKEGVGAGGSMIASMIKTGNNAANFLPLAEKEYHRLFTSL, encoded by the coding sequence ATGAGCTATTTAGATGATTTTGAATTTTTTGGTAATGTAACCAAAGCCCAAAATTTTATTGATGATGTTAAATCTGGAAATTTTTTGTTCTCACTTGCAATATCTTATACTGAGACTTGTGAAATCCCCGGCATAACATTTGCTGGTGCTGATAAAGATTCAATAAAATTTACTCCACCAGCAGACGCAGAATATCTTTACTATGGTTATTGTAAAACTATAGATAAAATTCCAATGACACCTGACGGTAAACCTACTCCGGGTTTACTTACAAAGACAGCATTGGAATCATGTAGCATTCCACATATAGTAATTAATGCTGGAAGTAAGATTTCTCCACAACTACCTTTCATCCAAACCGGTTTGTTACATGGACAAAATATTTCAGTTGAATCTGCGATGAACAATTCTCAAGTATCTCAGGCAGTAGATTATGGCAGAATGGTGGGACGAATACTTGCTTCAATGACTGATTGTTTGATTATAGGCGAAAGTATTCCGGGTGGTACAACCACTGCACTTGCTGTATTGCGTGGATTGGGATTCAAAGCTAATGTAAGTTCTAGTATTCCAAATAATCCTGTAGACCTAAAAAATCAAATTGTAAATACTGCATTAGAAAGAATAACTTCGAAAAATCCATACCATGTAATATCTGAAGTTGGTGATCCAATGATTGCTTTTGTAACTGGTATGTTAAGCTCAGCATCTGAAGTTACTAAGGTGATGTTGGCGGGTGGTACACAAATGACTGCTGTATTGGCATTTGCCTCAAAAATTGGTTTTAATGAACAAAACACTGCTATTGGAACTACTTCCTATATCACTGATGATGAGAGTGCAAATTTCAAATCACTTGTTTCAGAAATTGCTGATATTCCAGCAATAGCTGTAAAACCCGGACTTGTAAATTCCCAGTTTTCTGGACTAAAAGCATTCTCACAAGGATTTGCAAAGGAAGGAGTTGGTGCAGGTGGTAGTATGATTGCATCAATGATTAAAACTGGAAACAATGCAGCTAATTTTTTACCATTAGCCGAAAAAGAATACCATCGACTTTTTACTTCACTGTAA
- the glmS gene encoding glutamine--fructose-6-phosphate transaminase (isomerizing), whose protein sequence is MCSIIGYYGNEVAAPIIVKGLRRMEYRGYDSVGVATESNSQIELKKGIGKVEEVNSKVQLDTLPGKIGIGHTRWATHGKVTDVNAHPHPSNSGKLAIVHNGIIENFEELKKQLEKDGYIFKSETDSEVIANLLQKNYESVKNVKDSIIKTVSELKGNYAFVAMFENGQMAAARFHEPLIVGIGKNSYFLSSDVLGFIEQTDNAIYIENGNFVLIDKNKLEIFDFNGNVVKQQITKVSKEFADAYKGAYAHFTLKEISEQPDIIFKSGENTKNAIKNAGNQIKNSNNIYITGSGTSYNAALIAKQILAKYAKIKTDTIISSELQFSSQIIEPESTLIAISQSGESADVLEAVNIAKKEKCKIISIVNSLTSSLARESDFIIGMNCGPEIGVAATKSFTSQIIVIYKLVEVICNGSFVIDYKEISNAISRILENHVQVRNIAKEIKEISDIYVLGRGVHYPIAIESALKLKELTYIHAEGIAGGELKHGPLALMDSNVFVIIINPNDSTYSDTLTSAREIKARGAKIIGISDEKSDVYDYWIEIPKTSELAYPISETIPIQLLSYYAAIEKDTDPDYPRNLAKSVTVK, encoded by the coding sequence ATGTGTTCAATTATAGGGTATTATGGAAATGAAGTAGCTGCACCCATAATAGTCAAAGGATTAAGGAGAATGGAATATCGTGGATATGACAGTGTAGGAGTTGCAACTGAATCAAATAGTCAAATTGAATTAAAAAAAGGAATTGGGAAAGTAGAAGAGGTAAATTCCAAGGTTCAACTTGACACATTACCCGGAAAAATTGGCATAGGCCATACTAGATGGGCAACTCATGGAAAGGTTACAGATGTTAATGCACACCCACATCCCAGTAATTCTGGAAAATTAGCAATTGTACACAATGGAATTATAGAGAATTTTGAAGAATTAAAAAAACAGCTAGAAAAAGATGGATATATTTTCAAAAGTGAAACAGATAGCGAAGTAATAGCGAATCTTCTTCAAAAAAATTATGAGAGTGTAAAAAATGTCAAAGATTCAATAATCAAAACAGTATCAGAGTTGAAAGGAAATTATGCATTTGTTGCAATGTTTGAGAATGGTCAAATGGCTGCAGCAAGGTTTCATGAGCCGTTAATTGTGGGAATTGGAAAAAATAGTTATTTTCTATCAAGTGATGTTTTAGGATTCATTGAACAAACAGATAATGCAATATACATTGAAAATGGAAATTTTGTTTTAATTGATAAAAATAAATTAGAAATTTTTGATTTTAATGGAAATGTCGTAAAACAGCAAATTACTAAAGTATCAAAAGAATTTGCAGATGCATACAAAGGGGCTTATGCACATTTTACATTAAAAGAAATTTCAGAACAACCTGACATTATATTCAAATCAGGAGAGAATACTAAAAATGCCATAAAAAATGCAGGAAATCAAATTAAAAATTCAAATAATATCTACATAACAGGAAGCGGAACTAGCTATAATGCAGCGCTAATAGCAAAACAAATCTTAGCAAAATATGCAAAAATTAAGACAGACACCATAATTTCAAGTGAATTACAATTTTCATCTCAAATAATTGAACCAGAATCAACATTAATTGCAATTTCTCAAAGTGGTGAAAGTGCAGATGTGTTAGAAGCTGTGAACATTGCTAAAAAAGAGAAATGCAAGATCATATCCATAGTAAATTCGCTTACATCATCTTTGGCAAGAGAATCAGACTTCATTATTGGTATGAATTGTGGTCCAGAAATAGGAGTTGCTGCAACAAAAAGTTTCACATCACAAATTATTGTAATATACAAATTAGTAGAAGTGATTTGTAATGGAAGTTTTGTTATTGATTATAAAGAAATTTCAAATGCAATTTCAAGGATTCTTGAAAATCACGTTCAAGTAAGAAACATTGCTAAGGAAATTAAAGAGATCTCAGATATTTACGTTCTAGGTAGAGGAGTTCATTATCCAATAGCCATAGAATCAGCTTTGAAGTTAAAAGAACTCACATACATTCATGCTGAAGGAATTGCTGGAGGAGAATTAAAACATGGGCCTCTGGCACTTATGGATTCCAATGTTTTTGTGATAATAATTAATCCAAATGATTCCACATATTCTGACACATTAACGAGTGCTAGAGAAATTAAGGCACGTGGTGCAAAAATAATCGGCATATCAGATGAAAAAAGTGATGTTTATGATTATTGGATAGAAATTCCAAAAACTAGTGAATTGGCATATCCAATTTCAGAAACAATTCCAATACAGTTATTATCATATTATGCTGCAATTGAAAAAGATACGGATCCAGATTATCCAAGGAATTTGGCTAAATCAGTTACAGTGAAGTAA
- a CDS encoding NAD(P)H-hydrate epimerase — translation MEITVDQMYQIENNGHAMGFLKKFMMENAGAAAVRRLIEKFGDVTSKNILIFVGMGNNGGDGLVMARHLSGYGAMVTVQLLGSPDKIKTEESSWNWSILKKMPSVKLFSGDNLHFDFIPDMIIDAILGTGISGEIREPYVSAINYINNSNCFKFAVDVPSGLDPQTGETANIFVKSDMTVTFHKMKQGIPKRKDLTGELYAEKIGIPPEAEEGVL, via the coding sequence ATGGAGATAACTGTAGATCAAATGTATCAAATAGAAAATAATGGCCACGCTATGGGTTTTTTAAAAAAATTTATGATGGAAAATGCAGGAGCTGCAGCTGTACGACGATTGATTGAAAAATTTGGAGATGTCACTTCAAAAAATATTTTGATTTTTGTGGGTATGGGCAATAATGGTGGTGATGGTCTAGTTATGGCAAGACATCTATCTGGATATGGAGCTATGGTGACAGTACAACTTTTAGGATCTCCTGATAAAATAAAAACTGAAGAAAGTTCTTGGAATTGGTCTATTTTAAAGAAAATGCCTTCTGTAAAATTATTTAGCGGTGATAATTTACATTTTGATTTTATTCCAGATATGATTATTGATGCAATTCTAGGTACTGGAATATCTGGTGAAATTCGAGAACCATATGTGTCTGCAATTAATTACATTAACAATTCTAATTGCTTCAAGTTTGCAGTAGATGTCCCATCTGGATTAGATCCACAAACCGGAGAAACTGCAAATATCTTTGTAAAATCTGACATGACCGTAACATTTCATAAAATGAAACAGGGTATACCAAAAAGAAAAGATTTGACTGGTGAATTATATGCAGAGAAGATAGGAATTCCTCCAGAAGCTGAAGAGGGAGTATTATGA
- a CDS encoding hydroxyacylglutathione hydrolase family protein, with the protein MKVHQIQVGNMQNFTYVVEDEETDEAIVIDPSWDLDQIEQIIQRNNLKIKYIVNTHHHFDHTLGNEGMVKLTNAQIIQHEKSELKHDITVKDGDIIEFGNSKLTVLHTPGHSQDSMCLIGDGKIFSGDTLFVGNCGRIDLPGGSAKELYHSLFDTLYSLNDDLILYCGHNYGGSLTSTIGKEKLTNFVMQKRTEQEFLDMMGQ; encoded by the coding sequence ATGAAAGTACATCAGATTCAAGTTGGAAACATGCAAAATTTTACTTATGTTGTAGAGGATGAAGAGACTGATGAGGCTATAGTAATTGATCCATCTTGGGATCTTGACCAAATCGAACAAATCATCCAACGAAATAATTTAAAAATAAAATATATCGTAAACACCCATCATCATTTTGATCATACTCTCGGAAATGAGGGTATGGTGAAATTAACCAATGCACAAATAATTCAGCATGAAAAATCAGAATTAAAACATGATATTACTGTAAAAGATGGTGATATAATTGAATTTGGGAATTCAAAGTTGACTGTTTTACACACTCCCGGTCATTCACAGGATAGCATGTGTTTAATTGGAGATGGAAAAATTTTTTCTGGTGACACTCTTTTTGTAGGAAATTGTGGACGAATAGATCTACCTGGAGGAAGTGCCAAAGAATTGTATCACAGCCTTTTTGATACTCTTTATTCGTTAAATGATGATCTAATTCTTTACTGTGGGCATAATTATGGAGGTTCTTTAACATCTACTATTGGAAAAGAAAAGTTGACTAATTTTGTCATGCAAAAACGAACTGAACAAGAATTTCTTGACATGATGGGACAATGA
- a CDS encoding 30S ribosomal protein S13 — MSTQEYRHIVRIVGNDIPGAKKAIVGLTQIKGIGYNFATAILDTLKINTNTNIGFLSEANVESIEKLITNPIAGNFPAWFLNRRKDIETGANMHLLTSDIPFTLRNDIERERITNSWRGYRHMYGLKVRGQCTRTTGRKGGAVGVAKAGKAAPAAAAAAAPAAAAAAAPAAAAAAKPAAAKPAEEKKAAPAEKKK; from the coding sequence TTGAGTACCCAAGAATATAGACACATTGTTAGGATTGTAGGGAACGACATTCCAGGAGCTAAAAAAGCCATTGTCGGATTAACCCAGATTAAAGGAATTGGATATAATTTTGCTACTGCAATTTTAGATACTTTAAAAATCAACACTAATACAAACATCGGTTTTCTATCTGAAGCCAATGTGGAATCAATTGAAAAATTAATTACCAATCCCATAGCAGGGAATTTTCCAGCATGGTTTCTTAATAGAAGAAAAGATATTGAAACTGGAGCAAATATGCATCTGTTAACCTCAGATATTCCTTTTACATTAAGAAATGATATCGAAAGAGAAAGGATCACAAACAGTTGGAGAGGTTATCGTCACATGTATGGATTAAAAGTTAGAGGACAATGTACTAGAACTACAGGCAGAAAAGGAGGAGCTGTTGGAGTTGCAAAAGCTGGTAAAGCAGCACCTGCAGCAGCAGCCGCAGCAGCACCTGCAGCAGCAGCCGCAGCAGCACCTGCAGCAGCAGCCGCAGCAAAACCGGCAGCAGCTAAACCAGCTGAAGAAAAGAAGGCAGCACCTGCGGAGAAAAAGAAATAG
- a CDS encoding DNA-directed RNA polymerase subunit N produces the protein MLIPVRCFTCGNLIADKYEDYQNKVRSGEDPAKGLDSLGINRYCCRRMLLTTVETIQQVIPFYEAIQRRHQEVQSELE, from the coding sequence ATGTTAATTCCTGTTAGATGTTTTACCTGTGGAAATTTAATTGCTGATAAGTATGAAGATTATCAAAATAAAGTAAGATCTGGAGAAGATCCAGCTAAAGGACTAGATTCTTTGGGAATTAACAGATATTGTTGTAGAAGAATGCTTTTGACTACAGTGGAAACTATTCAACAGGTTATTCCATTTTATGAAGCAATCCAAAGAAGACACCAAGAAGTCCAATCAGAATTAGAATAG